One window of Nocardia sp. NBC_00508 genomic DNA carries:
- a CDS encoding ABC transporter permease: MTATTTPTAQRSAERIRLLVQPVVVLALTAGVLVWAFARDLTMTQQASLNAANIATVTRQHVLITATVVLIVIAIAVPLGTLLTRPGFGRLAPLFVGIANIGAAAPAIGLIVMFYLATRTTGFWIGVAPIAFYSLLPVLRNTILGFQQVDRMLVDAGRGQGMSAATVLRRIEFPLAVPYILAGLRTSLVLAVGTATLSFLVSAGGLGILIDTGYKLRDNVTLVVGAVLAVSLALLVDWLGALAEEFLGPRGLK, from the coding sequence ATGACCGCCACCACCACGCCCACCGCACAGCGCAGCGCCGAGCGCATCCGGCTGCTCGTGCAGCCCGTGGTCGTTCTCGCGCTCACCGCGGGCGTGCTGGTGTGGGCGTTCGCTCGCGACCTGACCATGACGCAGCAGGCCAGTCTCAACGCGGCCAACATCGCGACCGTCACCAGGCAGCACGTGCTGATCACCGCGACGGTGGTGCTGATCGTCATCGCGATCGCCGTCCCGCTCGGCACCCTGCTCACCAGGCCCGGATTCGGCCGCCTGGCACCGCTTTTCGTCGGCATCGCGAATATCGGCGCGGCCGCGCCCGCGATCGGGCTGATCGTGATGTTCTATCTCGCCACTCGTACCACCGGCTTCTGGATCGGTGTAGCGCCGATCGCGTTCTATTCGCTGCTTCCGGTGCTCCGCAACACCATCCTGGGCTTCCAGCAGGTGGACCGGATGCTCGTCGATGCCGGACGCGGCCAAGGGATGTCGGCGGCAACGGTACTGCGCCGCATCGAATTCCCGCTGGCCGTGCCCTATATCCTGGCCGGATTGCGCACATCGCTGGTGCTCGCCGTCGGCACCGCGACGCTGTCGTTCCTGGTGAGCGCGGGCGGGCTGGGCATTCTGATCGACACCGGCTACAAACTGCGCGACAACGTCACCTTGGTGGTCGGCGCGGTGCTCGCCGTATCGCTGGCGCTGCTGGTCGACTGGCTCGGCGCGCTCGCCGAAGAGTTCCTCGGGCCGAGGGGGCTGAAATGA
- a CDS encoding ABC transporter ATP-binding protein translates to MTDTETRGGEAEPAVSGVEIVLDSVTKHYSGQRGPAVDEVSLTIPAGEIVVLVGPSGCGKTTTMRMINRLIEPTSGTITIGGRDAATIHPDELRRGIGYSIQQAGLFPHLNVAKNVATVPGLLGWDRRRIAARVDEMLELVNLDPETFRDRYPRQLSGGQQQRVGVARALAADPPLLLMDEPFGAVDPITRGLLQDELLRLQGELGKTIVFVTHDFTEAVKLGDRIAVLGDRSRILQYDTPAAILADPADATVAGFVGADASLKQLTLTRVRDVELGECPTATEQDPVEELRGALTGRDWPWALVLDHQRRPLRWVSAEQLAHADSLRVIGSPLPETLSLKSTLQDALEALLAHQSATAVVTGARGEYVGLITIDTLVAHLSALRAEHGADRAPSTDDAP, encoded by the coding sequence GTGACCGACACCGAAACCCGCGGCGGCGAAGCCGAACCAGCCGTCTCGGGAGTAGAGATCGTGCTCGATTCGGTGACCAAACACTATTCGGGACAACGCGGCCCTGCGGTGGACGAGGTCTCGCTGACCATCCCGGCCGGTGAGATCGTTGTGCTGGTCGGGCCGTCCGGCTGCGGCAAGACCACCACCATGCGAATGATCAACCGGCTGATCGAGCCCACCTCGGGCACCATCACCATCGGCGGACGCGACGCGGCCACGATCCATCCCGACGAACTCCGGCGCGGCATCGGCTATTCGATCCAGCAGGCGGGCCTGTTCCCGCATCTGAATGTCGCGAAGAACGTCGCCACCGTGCCCGGCCTGCTCGGCTGGGACCGGCGGCGGATCGCGGCGCGGGTCGACGAGATGCTCGAGCTGGTCAACCTCGACCCGGAGACCTTCCGCGACCGCTACCCGCGTCAGCTCTCCGGCGGCCAGCAGCAGCGCGTAGGGGTGGCGCGGGCGCTGGCGGCCGATCCTCCCCTGCTGTTGATGGATGAGCCGTTCGGTGCGGTCGACCCGATCACTCGCGGACTATTGCAGGACGAGTTGCTGCGTTTGCAGGGCGAACTCGGCAAGACGATCGTCTTCGTGACGCACGATTTCACCGAGGCGGTCAAGCTCGGCGATCGAATCGCGGTGCTCGGGGACCGATCCCGGATTCTGCAGTACGACACTCCCGCCGCGATCCTGGCCGACCCCGCCGACGCGACGGTCGCCGGTTTCGTCGGCGCGGATGCCTCGCTCAAGCAGCTCACGCTGACCAGAGTCAGGGACGTCGAACTCGGCGAGTGCCCCACCGCCACCGAGCAGGACCCGGTCGAGGAGCTGCGCGGCGCGCTCACGGGCCGGGACTGGCCGTGGGCGTTGGTGCTCGACCACCAGCGCCGACCGCTGCGTTGGGTCTCGGCCGAGCAGCTGGCGCACGCCGACTCGCTGCGCGTGATCGGATCGCCGCTACCGGAGACGTTGTCGCTGAAGTCGACCCTGCAGGACGCCCTCGAAGCCCTGCTGGCCCACCAGAGCGCGACCGCCGTGGTCACCGGAGCGCGCGGCGAGTACGTCGGGCTGATCACGATCGACACCCTGGTGGCACACCTGTCGGCGCTGCGCGCCGAACACGGCGCCGACCGTGCCCCCTCGACGGACGACGCACCATGA
- a CDS encoding ABC transporter permease yields MDTLWTFVVHRRHQLLVDSYLHVSAVVQSVLLATAVSVLLGILVYRSRFGSSIATALASAALTIPSFALLGLLIPVLGLGVAPTITALVVYALLPIMRNTIIGLDSVDPAVTDAARGVGMNRLRVLARIELPLAWPAILAGMRVSTQLIMGILAIAAYAKGPGLGNLIFSGLARLGSPNAVPQALVGTILIVVLALVLDGIYVLIGRLTTSRGMA; encoded by the coding sequence CTGGACACGCTGTGGACATTCGTCGTGCATCGGCGGCACCAGTTGCTCGTCGACTCCTATCTGCATGTCTCGGCCGTGGTGCAATCGGTGCTGCTGGCCACCGCGGTGTCGGTGCTGCTCGGAATTCTGGTCTACCGCAGCCGATTCGGCTCCTCGATCGCCACCGCACTGGCCAGCGCGGCGCTCACGATACCGTCGTTCGCGCTGCTCGGTCTGCTGATCCCGGTCCTCGGTCTCGGTGTCGCGCCGACCATCACCGCGCTGGTGGTGTACGCGCTGCTGCCGATCATGCGCAATACCATCATAGGACTGGACTCGGTGGACCCCGCCGTCACCGACGCGGCGCGCGGAGTCGGGATGAACCGGCTCCGCGTACTCGCCCGCATCGAACTGCCGCTCGCCTGGCCCGCGATCCTGGCCGGTATGCGGGTGAGCACGCAACTGATCATGGGCATCCTGGCCATTGCGGCATATGCCAAAGGCCCCGGACTGGGCAACCTGATCTTCTCCGGACTCGCGCGCCTCGGCAGCCCGAACGCGGTGCCGCAGGCTCTGGTCGGCACGATCCTCATCGTCGTGCTCGCACTCGTGCTCGATGGGATCTACGTCCTCATCGGGCGACTCACCACCTCGAGGGGAATGGCGTGA
- a CDS encoding CHAP domain-containing protein, which produces MTRQLRSQRARWIALALVLLGVAAAGNLWWQRQSAGQAVVGERLTEFPALDRSALDPTRAGIVAVAEREFGEPGAGTKYAEGADEAWCADFVSWVLRAAGAPLVNPNSGSWRIPGVYTLQEYYESTGRFVPIESGYQPRTGDVLLYAESSPFGQHTNIVLRAEAGQVTTIGGNEFDEVRIHRFTLADVPGVVGFGQL; this is translated from the coding sequence ATGACACGACAGCTCAGATCACAGCGGGCGCGGTGGATCGCGCTGGCGTTGGTGCTGCTCGGCGTGGCCGCCGCCGGGAACCTCTGGTGGCAGCGGCAGTCGGCCGGTCAGGCTGTCGTGGGCGAGCGCCTCACCGAGTTCCCCGCCCTCGATCGTTCGGCGCTCGATCCGACCCGGGCCGGAATCGTCGCGGTCGCCGAACGCGAGTTCGGGGAGCCGGGCGCGGGCACGAAGTACGCCGAGGGGGCCGACGAGGCATGGTGCGCCGATTTCGTCAGCTGGGTCCTACGCGCGGCGGGCGCGCCACTGGTCAACCCGAACTCGGGGTCCTGGCGGATCCCCGGCGTATACACACTGCAGGAGTACTACGAGAGCACGGGCCGGTTCGTTCCGATCGAGTCCGGATACCAGCCGCGCACCGGTGACGTGCTGCTGTACGCGGAGTCCAGCCCGTTCGGGCAGCATACGAACATCGTTCTGCGGGCCGAGGCGGGTCAGGTGACGACGATCGGCGGCAACGAGTTCGACGAGGTGCGCATCCACCGGTTCACCCTGGCCGACGTGCCGGGCGTGGTCGGTTTCGGCCAATTGTGA